From the Labrus mixtus chromosome 17, fLabMix1.1, whole genome shotgun sequence genome, one window contains:
- the tmc2a gene encoding transmembrane channel-like protein 2-A, which produces MPRKIDASTLDEVGIEVDGDLTDSDDGATQRRPNRRQAAGRGGARARGRGKKPASDDDDEEEEDEDDAPKRRRGANNKKPTKKRGGGDDGDDDSEDEAPKKKRGGAANKKRGGKGKAQDSDEEDSDAGKGKRGKKGGGKKGGKEEEDSKGKKGDAKGKDKGKDKGKDKDNDKDKKKKKKKDDSSSDSNTNSDEEEESLSEGEMAALMEEVEEKKKLIATIRNKPWRMKRRLFHLKEAQQFVDKFEGALGKGKGRKWYAYKVMMTKKWIKFQRDFENFRTACIPWERKIKEVESHFGSSVASYFIFLRWMYGMNLVLFGFTFGLVVMPEVLMGLPYGSIPRKTVPRAEQDTAQDYSVLMDFNGYCKYSVLFYGYYNNQRTIGLLQFRLPLSYLMVGIGSFGYSLMVVIRTMAKNADVGGGDGEEGEFTFAWKMFTSWDYLIGNAETADNKYASITTSFKESIVDEQENQKDENIHLRRFLRVLANVLITCSLGGSGYLIYFVVKRSQEFANRDDLSWYEKNELELIMSLLGLVCPPLFETFAELEDYHPRIALKWQLGRIFALFLGNLYTFLFALFDEVNTKLEEEQSIKNASIWAMKEYYANFTVMINDTLVTPPPMPPADVIRGPCWETAVGIEFVKLTVSDIQVTYLTILIGDFARAVIVRFLNYCWCWDLEAGFPSYGEFDISGNVLGLVFNQGMIWMGAFYAPGLVGINLLRLLSSMYYQCWAVMATNVPHERVFKASKSNNFYMGLLLLILFLSLLPVVYTIMTLPPSFDCGPFSGKVKMFDVIMETIDLDLPAFLGTLFSYAANPGLIIPAVLLMVLAIYYLNSVSEAYKNSNTELKKKMQMARDEEKNRRNNTDSTNQVMKDLEDLLPNRSLAPPAPPEPVKKPEPEAKPTKTKPGSAGKGVNLQKDVALASPNPNARGPVRQPPGPRGPGPGPGAGPGRGRGRGPPPR; this is translated from the exons ATGCCGAGGAAAATTGATGCATCTACTTTGGATGAAG TTGGGATAGAGGTGGACGGGGACTTGACTGACAGTGATG ACGGTGCCACGCAGAGGAGACCAAACAGAAGGCAGGCAGCCGGCAGAGGAGGCGCAAGGGCAAGAGGACGGGGTAAAAAACCAGCcagcgatgatgatgatgaggaggaggaggacgaagatgACGCTCCCAAGAGACGCAGGGGAGCAAACAATAAAAAGCCAACCAAAAAACGTGGCGGTGgggatgatggtgatgatgacagTGAGGATGAAGCTCCGAAGAAGAAACGAGGAGGGGCGGCCAACAAGAAgcgaggaggaaaaggaaaagccCAGGACAGTGATGAGGAGGACAGTGACGCGGGGAAGGgaaagaggggaaagaaaggaggaggaaagaaaggagggaaggaggaggaggacagtaAGGGTAAGAAGGGGGACGCCAAAGGAAAGGACAAAGGGAAAGACAAGGGGAAAGACAAGGACAATGACAAggacaagaaaaagaagaagaagaaggatgaCAG ttcctctGATTCAAACACGAACTCTGACGAAGAGGAGGAGTCCCTGTCAGAGGGCGAGATGGCCGCgctgatggaggaggtggaggagaagaagaaactgatCGCCACCATCAGAAACAAGCcatggaggatgaagaggaggctcTTCCACTTAAA AGAGGCTCAGCAGTTTGTGGATAAGTTTGAAGGAGCTCTGGGCAAAGGAAAAGGCAGGAAGTGGTACGCTTACAAAGTGATGATGACAAAG AAATGGATCAAGTTCCAGAGGGATTTTGAGAACTTCAGAACGGCCTGCATCCCCTGGGAGAGGAAGATCAAAGAGGTTGAAA GTCACTTTGGATCATCTGTGGCATCTTACTTTATCTTTCTGCGCTGGATGTACGGCATGAACCTGGTCCTGTTTGGTTTCACCTTTGGACTCGTGGTTATGCCTGAG GTTCTGATGGGTCTTCCATACGGGTCGATTCCCAGGAAGACCGTACCCAGAGCAGAACAGGACACGGCTCAGGACTACTCTGTGCTCATGGACTTCAAT GGCTACTGCAAATATTCCGTCCTTTTCTACGGATATTACAACAACCAGAGGACCATCGGCCTGCTGCAGTTCAGGCTGCCTTTGTCCTACCTCATGGTCGGGATCGGCTCCTTCGGCTACAGCCTGATGGTGGTTATTCGCAC AATGGCCAAGAACGCTGATGTGGGCGGTGGAgacggagaggagggagagttcACATTCGCCTGGAAGATGTTCACCAGCTGGGATTACCTCATAGGAAACGCAGAGACTGCCGACAACAAGTACGCCTCCATCACCACCAGCTTCAAG GAGTCCATCGTGGACGAGCAGGAGAACCAGAAGGATGAAAACATCCACCTGCGGAGGTTCCTACGAGTCCTGGCTAACGTCCTCATCACCTGCAGCCTCGGCGGCAGTGGATACCTCATCTACTTTGTGGTGAAGAGGTCTCAAGAGTTCGCCAACAGGGACGACCTCAGCTGGTACGAGAAGAACGAG CTGGAGCTCATCATGTCTCTGCTGGGTCTGGTGTGTCCTCCTCTGTTTGAGACCTTCGCTGAGCTGGAGGACTACCATCCTCGAATCGCCCTCAAGTGGCAGCTCGGGCGCATCTTCGCCCTCTTCCTGGGAAACCTGTACACCTTCCTGTTCGCCCTGTTTGATGAGGTTAATACAAAG CTGGAAGAAGAACAGTCCATTAAGAACGCCTCCATCTGGGCCATGAAGGAATATTACGCCAACTTCACGGTTATGATCAACGACACATTGGTAACCCCGCCGCCCATGCCCCCCGCTGACGTCATCAGAGGACCATGCTGGGAGACTGCTGTCGGCATA gAGTTTGTGAAGCTGACCGTGTCGGACATCCAGGTCACCTACCTGACCATCCTGATCGGTGACTTTGCCCGAGCGGTCATCGTTCGCTTCCTCAACTACTGCTGGTGTTGGGACCTGGAGGCTGGATTT CCGTCGTATGGAGAGTTTGACATCAGTGGAAATGTACTTGGATTGGTCTTTAATCAAGGGATGATCTG gATGGGTGCATTTTACGCTCCGGGTCTGGTCGGCATCAACCTGCTCCGCCTCCTCAGCTCCATGTACTATCAGTGCTGGGCTGTCATGGCCACAAACGTCCCCCACGAGAGAGTCTTCAAGGCCTCCAAGTCCAACAACTTCTACATGGGTCTGctgctcctcatcctcttcctcagtcTGTTACCTGTGGTCTATACCATCATGACGCTGCCGCCTTCGTTCGACTGCGGACCCTTCAG TGGGAAGGTGAAGATGTTTGATGTGATCATGGAGACGATCGATCTGGACCTGCCGGCTTTCCTGGGGACGCTGTTCAGCTACGCAGCCAACCCGGGCCTCATCATACCGGCTGTGCTGCTCATGGT ACTTGCCATCTACTATCTGAACTCAGTGTCTGAGGCCTACAAGAACTCCAACAcggagctgaagaagaagatgcaGATG GCTCGAGACGAAGAGAAAAACCGcaggaacaacacagacagcaCCAACCAGGTCATGAAAGACCTGGAGGACCTGCTGCCGAACCGGTCTCTGGCGCCTCCTGCTCCCCCTGAGCCTG TAAAGAAACCAGAGCCAGAAGCAAAGCCAACAAAAACCAAGCCGGGATCAGCAGGTAAAGGTGTGAACCTGCAGAAAGATGTGGCTCTGGCATCCCCCAACCCCAACGCTCGAGGACCCGTGAGGCAGCCCCCCGGCCCTAGAGGACCTGGACCTGGTCCTGGAGCTGGACCGGGACGAGGCCGTGGGAGAGGGCCCCCTCCGAGATAA
- the LOC132992033 gene encoding AN1-type zinc finger protein 5-like, giving the protein MAQETNQSPVPMLCPTGCGFYGNPRTNGMCSVCHKEHLSRQNNGGVSTLSPLGISGGSTAEVSAIQRLEATLNNAAAAAVAAAEVAAEAAASAEAAAAADAADALSGGSTAISVTQQMTEMSLSSEGIGASGSKVELNEPVLVQPSSSSLHPSTAGSEESNAQEPQKPKKNRCFMCRKKVGLTGFGCRCGNIFCGIHRYSDKHNCPYDYKAEAADKIRKENPVVVADKIQRI; this is encoded by the exons ATGGCCCAAGAGACCAATCAGAGCCCGGTTCCTATGCTCTGTCCTACTGGCTGTGGTTTCTATGGCAACCCTAGGACTAATGGCATGTGCTCGGTGTGCCACAAGGAGCACCTGTCAAGGCAGAACAATGGAGGAGTCAGCACTTTGAGTCCTCTGG GCATCAGTGGTGGCTCCACAGCTGAAGTGTCTGCCATCCAGAGGTTAGAGGCCACTTTGAATaatgctgcagctgcagcagttgCTGCTGCAGAAGTTGCAGCTGAGGCCGCCGCGTCTGCTGAggctgcggctgctgctgatgctgctgatgcTCTCAG TGGGGGGTCAACAGCGATTTCTGTAACACAACAGATGACTGAGATGAGTCTGTCTTCTGAGGGGATAGGAGCATCAGGAAGCAAAGTAGAGCTCAATGAGCCAG TGTTGGTTCAGCCCTCATCCTCATCCTTGCATCCCTCCACTGCTGGCAGTGAAGAGTCCAACGCCCAAGAGCCCCAAAAACCCAAGAAGAATCGCTGTTTTATGTGCCGCAAAAAGGTTGGCCTTACAG GTTTTGGCTGCCGCTGTGGGAATATATTCTGTGGAATTCATCGTTACTCCGACAAACACAACTGTCCGTACGACTACAAAGCCGAAGCTGCTGATAAAATCCGCAAAGAGAACCCTGTGGTTGTTGCTGACAAGATCCAGAGAATATAA
- the ccnb1 gene encoding G2/mitotic-specific cyclin-B1, translating into MALRVTRNRLASTRTDLGGKACSVTGPGLKPRAALGEIGNITANKEPQKKAVKTEATKTKVATKVEKAVVEAPKPKNVVPVKPEPEVQPEPASPTPMETSGCEPADLCQAFSDVILHNAIRDVDADDYENPMLCSEYVKDIYKYLRQLEVDQNVRPTYLQGKEVTGNMRAILIDWLVQVNLKFRLLQETMYMTVGIIDRFLQDHPVPKKQLQLVGVTAMFLASKYEEMYPPEISDFAYVTDRAYTTAQIRDMEMTILRVLKFKLGRPLPLQFLRRASKIYEVTAEQHTLAKYLLELTMVDYDMVHFPPSMVASASLALTLKILDAGEWDVTLQHYMDYTAESLIPVMAHIAKNVVKVNDGLTKHMAIKGKYSTSKQMRIAALAQLKSSLVKDLAKQVTQ; encoded by the exons ATGGCTCTCCGAGTGACAAGA AACCGCTTGGCCTCTACCAGGACCGACCTTGGAGGAAAGGCTTGCTCGGTGACTGGGCCTGGCCTGAAGCCTAGAGCTGCACTGGGCGAAATCGGAAACATTACAGCAAACAAAGAGCCACAGAAAAAG GCTGTCAAGACAGAGGCCACAAAGACCAAAGTCGCCACCAAAGTAGAGAAAGCAGTTGTTGAGGCACCAAAACCTAAAAATGTTGTTCCTGTTAAACCCGAGCCTGAGGTGCAG CCTGAACCTGCATCCCCCACTCCCATGGAGACATCTGGCTGTGAGCCTGCAGACCTTTGTCAAGCCTTTTCAGATGTCATCCTTCACAACGCTATCAGGGACGTGGATGCAGATGACTACGAGAACCCCATGCTCTGCAGTGAATATGTGAAAGATATCTACAAGTACCTCCGACAGCTTGAG GTGGATCAGAATGTCAGACCTACTTACTTGCAGGGTAAGGAGGTGACTGGAAACATGCGGGCCATTCTCATCGACTGGCTTGTGCAAGTGAACCTCAAATTCCGTCTGCTGCAGGAGACTATGTACATGACTGTAGGAATCATTGACCGCTTTCTTCAG GACCACCCAGTCCCCaagaagcagctgcagctgGTTGGTGTGACCGCCATGTTCCTTGCTTCCAAATATGAGGAGATGTACCCACCAGAGATCTCAGACTTTGCCTATGTGACAGACCGTGCCTACACCACCGCCCAGATCAGAGACATGGAGATGACAATCCTGCGGGTGTTAAAGTTTAAACTGGGCCGCCCTCTTCCCCTGCAGTTCCTCAGAAGGGCTTCAAAGATTTATGAG GTAACTGCTGAGCAACACACCCTGGCTAAATACCTCCTAGAGCTCACAATGGTTGACTACGACATGGTTCATTTCCCACCTTCCATGGTTGCAAGTGCTTCTCTGGCTCTTACCCTGAAGATCTTGGATGCTGGCGAATGG GATGTGACACTGCAGCACTACATGGACTACACAGCAGAGAGCTTGATTCCTGTGATGGCACACATTGCCAAAAACGTTGTGAAAGTGAATGACGGTCTGACTAAACATATG GCTATCAAAGGAAAGTATTCAACCTCCAAGCAGATGCGGATTGCAGCACTCGCCCAGCTCAAGTCTTCACTGGTAAAGGATCTTGCAAAGCAAGTCACCCAGTGA